The nucleotide sequence GAGTTCTTTGGCGAAGGCGATATCTTCATCGGAAACGCTCATTTGAGCATCAGGGTTTAGCGAAAAGCGTGTCGTCGAACTTGATGCTTTCACCGCAGCCGCAGGCTTCCGAGACGTTGGGGTTGTTGAATTTAAAACCGCTCTCTAACAGGCTGGTTTCATAGTCAATTTCGGTGCCGAACAGGAACATCTGCGCCATGGGCGCGATCACCACTTTGGCGCCGTTCTTCTCGACCGCCTCATCATGGGGGCCAAGCTCGTCGACATATTCCATAGTGTATTCCATGCCTGCGCAGCCGCCCTTTTTGACGCCTATTTTCAAAGCCTTATGGCCGTCTGTTGCCATGAGTTTGGCGATTTGCGCGGCGGCGCGGTCGGTGATTTTGACGGCGTCTTGTCCGGGAATGAACATCACATGAACCCCAGTTCCAGTTTGGCCTCGTCGGACATCATTTCCATGCCCCAGGGGGGCTCCCACACGAGTTCCACGTTGACTTGTTTCACACCTGCCAGAGGTTCAACGGCTTCGGCGACCCAGCCGGGCATTTCGCCCGCGACGGGGCAGCCCGGCGCGGTGAGGGACATCAGGATGTCGACCTCGTTTTCGGCATTGATTTCAATGGTGTAGATCAGGCCGAGATCAAAGATATTGACCGGAATTTCGGGATCATAGACCGAGCGGCAGGCCTCCACGATATTCTCGTGCAGCGGGTGATCGGTCGAGGACGGCTTGATCAGCGGGGCGCCTTCGAGGGGCGTTTGGTCATTCATGTCGATGCATCCATGGTGGGATAGTTGAGTCTTAATGTAGGGATTGCTGAGGGCATCGTCCAGAGGCAGTCCGTTAACCGTTATTGCGGCGTACACAGCGCGTACACAGGTTGTACACAGGTTGTACCGACACGCTGTGCTGACGGGGGCGAGGTTAATGGGGGTGCTCCAATCTGCGGGGTCCCCGCTTTCGCGGGGATGACAGGGGGGAGAAGGCGGGGATGACAGGGGGAGGTGGGGTATACTTCCCGGGGCAACGCTCCTAGCGTCGCGCCATGAGCGACGCGGATATTCTTGACAGCCGGTATTCCTGGACCCGGCTTTTGATCACCCTGGCGATTGCCGTGATCGGCAATGTCGGCATGTGGGCGATCATTGTCATCATGCCCGCCGTTCAGGCCGAATTTGGCGGCACGCGGGCGGATGCGTCGCTGCCCTACACGCTGACCATGATTGGCTTCGCGATTGGCAATATGGCCATCGGGCGGGCGGTGGACCGGTTCGGGGTCACGGTGTCGCTGATCGCGGCAACGCTGTTGCTGGTGGCAGGCTTCGGGCTGGCGGCGGTGAGCGGGTCCATCTTGGTGCTGTCGCTGGTGCAGTTTTTGATCGGGTTCGGATCATCCGTGTGTTTCGGGCCGCTGATTGCGGATGTGTCGCATTGGTTCTTCAAACGGCGCGGCATTGCGGTGGCGATTGCGGCGTCGGGCAACTATCTGAGCGGTGCGATCTGGCCGCTGGTGCTGGCGGGCATTCTGGAGGATCAGGGCTGGCGGACGGCCTATGTGATCATTGGCGTTGTCAGCCTCGTCACCATGATCCCCTTGGCCTTGCTGCTCAAGAGGCGCGTACCCGCCGCAGCGGAGGCAACAGCGGAGGCGGCGGCGGCTTTGAAGCGCCGGTCTGTGCCCTTCTCCTCGCGCACGTTGGTGTGGCTGCTGGGGATTGCGGGCATTGGCTGCTGCGTGGCGATGTCGATGCCGCAGGTCCATATTGTGGCCTATTGCGTGGACCTTGGATACGGACCGGCGGTGGGGGCTGAGATGCTGTCGCTGATGTTGCTGGGCGGCGTGGTGTCGCGGCTGATCTCCGGCATGTTGTCGGACCGGCTGGGGGGCGTATTGACGCTTTTGATCGGGTCGGTGCTGCAGATGACGGCGCTGTTCCTGTTTTTGCCGTTTGACGGGCTGGTGTCGCTCTATCTGGTGTCGATGCTGTTTGGCCTGTCGCAGGGCGGCATTGTGCCGGCCTATGCGGTGATCGTGCGGGAATACCTGCCCGCCAAGGAGGCCGGGTCCAAAGTGGGGTTCGTCATCATGACCACCATCTTGGGCATGGCGATTGGCGGCTGGATGTCGGGCTGGATCTACGATGTGACCGGGTCCTACGTGCTGGCCTTTATCAACGGCATCGGCTGGAACGGCATCAACGTGGCGATCATGGTGTTCCTCTTGATGCGGTCGCGCCGGGGGCGGTTGGCGGCGGCATGAGAAACGCGTTGGGTCCGAGCCTTGCGGTTGTCATTGGCGGCGCGCTTTGGGGCGTTTTGTGGATCCCGTTTCGGATGATGGCGGAGCGCGGGGTGGACGGCGCTTGGGGCGGGTTTTTCACCTATGTCGTGATGGCGGTGGTTTTGGCGCCGCTATTGTGGCACCGGGGCGGGGCCTGGCGCGGGGAGTGGCGCATGACCGTGCTGGGTGGGCTGTTCACCGGCACCGCCTTTTCGCTTTACGCCATCAGCCTGAACCACACCGAGGTGGTGCGGGTGCTGCTGCTTTTCTACGTCACGCCGGTCTGGTCCACGCTGATTGGCGTGGCCTTTCTGGGGGAGCGGGCGACCCTTTCGCGCATCGCGGCGCTGGCATTGGGTCTGGGCGGGCTGATGGTTGTGTTCGGGGTCGGCGCGCGGTTCCCGCTGCCGGAGAACTTTGGCGACTGGCTGGCGCTTTTCTCGGGGTTTTGCTGGTCGGTGGGCTCGGTTTTTCTGTTCAGCGCGCGCGTGTCGCGCGTGTTGCAACAGATGAGCGCCTTTGTGGCGGGGGCGCTGGCGGTTTCGGCCGCCGCGATCTGGCTGGGGGTGGCCGCCGCGCCGGTGGCGGCGCTGGGGCTGGCCTGGCCGGTGGTGCTGCTGACGGCGGCCCTTGCGCTACCCGCGATCTTTTTGACGCTCTGGCCCGCCAACCTGTTGTCGCCCGCCCGGCTTGGCGTCTTGTTGATGAGCGAGGTGCTGGTGGGCGTGGCAACCGCCGCCTGGCTGGCGGGAGAGCCGTTTGGCCCGCGCGAGATGATCGGCACCGCCCTGATCATCGCGGCGGGGCTGGTCGAGGTTCTGGGCAAGCCCGGGAAGGTCTAACGCTTGCGCTTCGGCTTGTGGGGCCGGGGGCGGGCCTGCTTTTCGATCAGGTCGAACAGGGCGGAGGCCGGGTTTTTGCGTGTGACCTTCTCGATATGGGTCAGATTTGGCCGCGACGTCAGGGTCAGCACCTGCAGCCCTTCGGCGGTGCGCAGCAGCGACAACGCGGCGAAGCCCAGCTTGAACACCCGCGCCGCCCGCAATGCGGTGCGGCGTTCGTCCTTCGTGAGCTTGAGCGAGCGCTTGCCGTCGCGGGTGATGACGGTCAGCTTGCCGCCGGTGACCAGCACCTCGATGGCGTCGGCGGGCAGGTCGTGGGCGGAGATCGCGGGGAAGGTCAGTTCTGGCACCGCGATGTGGTTGCGCACCAGCTTTTGCTGGACCAGCACCGGGTCATGGGCCGCGGTCAGCCCCTCCGCGGAATTGATGGTATAGGCCCCCAGCATGTCGAACTGGCGCAACAGCGCCGCGTTGTAGCGGGTCACCGGCATGCGCGGGATGACGGCATCAAAATGGGGCAGTTTGTTTGAGCCATGCTGGATGCGGGGGGCGTTGAGGCTGGTGGTGATGCTGAGCTTTGCGGGGTCGAACTGCTCGATCACGTGGCCGCGCACCTCGGCTTCCTCGATCAGCGCGTGCGAGGAGGGCGTGTTGGGCTTTGCGGTCAATAGCGCGATGCGCAGGCTGCGTGGCTTGACCGTGTAAATTGGCTTGGTCGCGTAGGCGTCGTAGCCCAGATCGGGTTGCTGATGGCTTTCGCCGGGCACAACCAAGCAACGGTCGACCAGCGCCCTGCGGCCCAGCAACATGTGATAGGCCATGCCGGTGCGATCGGTCAGCGTGACCTCGATCGGCCAGCTTTGATCGCCGACCTGCAGATGGGTTTCGATCACGAAACGCAGCTCGGTCTCGCCATTGGATGACGTGACCTCGCGGCGGTCTTTGACGGGGGCGGAGCAAGGGATCGCGACTTCGTAGTTTTCGGGGATCGGGTAGACGGTGAAGCGCACCTTGGGGTTGGCCTCGGTGCCAAAGGGTTCAATCCCCACTGCATGCAGCGCGGAGGTGCGCGCGCCGGTGTCGATTTTGGCCTTGATGGCGGGAAGGTTGAGGTCGGGCAGGGAAAGCCACTCTTCCCAGCCAAGTTTGATCGTTGCGTCTGTCATTTGGTGCCTTGATATATCGGGGCGCGGTTGCACTGCTATTGGTTTTGGCCCTAAAGGGCGGGAATGAGTAAAAACTTTACCTTTAAGCTCCATGGCACCGATGGCAAGGCTCGATGCGGCCAGATCGACACCCCGCGTGGCGAAATTCGCACGCCCGCCTTCATGCCGGTGGGCACGGCGGCCACGGTGAAGGCGATGATGCCGGGCAGCGTGCGCGCCACAGGCGCCGACATCCTGCTTGGCAACACCTACCACCTGATGCTGCGCCCCACGGCGGAACGCATCGACCGGCTGGGGGGGCTGCACCGGTTCATGAACTGGGACCGGCCGATATTGACGGACTCGGGCGGGTTTCAGGTGATGAGCCTGGCCGAGCTGCGCAAGATGTCGGAGAAGGGGGTCACCTTCAAATCCCACATAGACGGCTCCAAGCATGAGCTGACGCCGGAGCGGTCGATGGAGATCCAGCGCCTTCTGGGCAGCGACATTGTGATGTGCTTTGACGAATGCCCCGCGCTGCCCGCGGACCGAAAACGGATCAGCGAGAGCATGCAGCTGTCGATGCGCTGGGCGGCGCGGTCGCGCGACGCCTTTGGCGACCGGCCGGGGCATGCGCTGTTTGGCATCCAGCAGGGCGGGCTGGAAGAGGACATGCGCGAAGAAAGCGCCAAGGCGCTGCGGGGCATTGGCTTTGAGGGCTACGCGGTTGGCGGGTTGGCCGTGGGCGAGGGGCAAGAGGCCATGTTTGGCGTGCTGGATTACGCGCCGGGCCAGCTGCCAGAAGACAAGCCGCGCTACCTGATGGGCGTGGGCAAGCCCGACGACATTGTGGGCGCGGTGGAGCGCGGCATCGATATGTTTGACTGCGTGCTGCCCTCAAGATCGGGGCGCACCGGGCAGGCCTTTACGCGCCGCGGCGTGGTCAACATCAAGAACGCGCGGCATATGGACGACCCGCGCCCGCTGGATGAGGCCTGCAGTTGCCCCTGCTGCACCCAATATTCCCGCGCCTATCTGCACCATGTGTTCAAGAGCCACGAGATCATCTCGTCCATGTTGGTGACCTGGCACAACCTGCATTATTATCAAGAGCTTATGGCCGGGCTGCGCGCGGCCATTGCGGCGAGCGAGCTGGCCGCGTTCGTCAAACAGTTCCACGCAACCCGCGCGCTTGGCGACATTGAGCCGCTGTAGCGTGCCCGAAAGGCAAGGGGCGGGGCAAATTGGTCAGGTCAAGAATGGCGGCATAGAGTTGGTGGGCTGCGGTTTCGCCTCCAGACAATTTCTCGAGGAGAAATTGTGTGCAAATCCTCCTCGAGGATTTGAGTGCAGACTTTTGGGAAAGTCTGCACCTTAGGCGGCGGGTGTTGATGCGTCAGTATCCTACAGTAAAGGCAGCACGCGGAAACTTGACCGACTGAACCTCATCGACAATTGCCATTGCAAAGTCTTCCATCGAGATTGCCGAATGACCGTCCTCATCAACAATCAAAGTGTCAGTGCCCGTTCTACAGGCGCCCTTGCGCTTGCCCGGAAGCAACATCGCGGACGGGCTGGCATAGGTCCAGTTTGCCGAGGCATCGGATGCGCAAAGTTCCCACTGTGCCATGGACGCACGCGCGGTCGGGACAATGCTCTCAGGCAGAAAGTCGGGGTCCGACAGGACCGTGTGCGGGTTGCCACCGGGGAGATGCAAGCGCGCGGCCCCGCCGACGACAATCACCCGAAGATCGATCAGCGATGCGGCATCAAGGATGGACCGCGTCAGAGCAACAATGTCTCCCTCCCGCCCGGCGGGCGCCCGCACGGCGCTGATGGCCAGGTCCTGTCCGGCCATGGCGGCGGCCAGGGCTGCAGTGTCCGAGACATCCGCAACGACCGGCGTCACGTCCTTGGGCAGCTTACCGAGCCCCGCTTCGTTTCGGACAGCTGCGGTGACGTCATGTCCACGCGAGGAAGCCTCGGCTACAACGCGGGAGCCTACGTTGCCAGTGGCGCCAAATACGATGAGTTTCATGTGAGTTCTCCGATTAGGTTGGGGTATGAACGTGAGGTTTCTGAAGGACGGGGCGACTGACGCGCCCGGCGCGCTGCCCCAGCCAAATTGCTGTGAGCACCAACCCGGCTCCTGCACTTTGGGTGGGCGTCAAGGCCTGGCCCAGAACGACCCAGCCGATCACTACCGCTGAAAGTGGGCTAAGAAATCCAAGAGCGGAGACGGCACCGGGCTCGATCCGGGAAACGCCCCGAAACCACAAAATGTAAGTCAATGCTGCCCCAATGAGAGTGAGATAGGCGATGCCGGCGAAGTTTTTCGTATCCAAGGCGGGAAGCGTTGGTTCAAAAAACAGGGCAAGCGGAACCAGCAGCAGACCGCCTGCCGTGAGTTGCCATGCGGCAATGGTCAGCAGCGGAACCGGAGCTTGCCACTTCCGGGTCAGAACCGTGCCCATGCCCATGGAAATCGCCCCGCCGATCCCGGCGATTATCCCGACCGGGTCCAGCGATACCGCTGAGCCAAGCACAAGGAGCCCGACCCCGAACATCCCGATCAGCGCGGCGACCACCGCTGACGCTTTTACGGTACGACCGAGGAGCAGCGCCGCCAGATACACGACGATCAGGGGCTGAATCGCCCCGACTGTCGCCGCTACACCGCCCGGCAGCCGGTACGCGGCCACAAACAAAAGCGCCCAGAACAGAGTGAAATTGAGAGCGCCCAGAACGAAGGCCCGCATCCACCAGACGCCGTGTGGCAACTGTCGCGCCAGTATGAGTAGCAATAGCCCCGCAGGCAGAGCGCGCAGCGCCGCCATGGTTATTGGGTAGCCATCGGGAAGGTATTCTGTCGTCACGTAATAGGTGCTGCCCCAGACCACCGGCGCAATTGCGGTGAGGGCGATGTCGAAGTGATGTTTCATGATAAATCTCCACTTATCTTGACGTCAAGATAGTGGATAATCTCTTGACGTCAAGATAAGTTCTCGCAATATGGCCCCATGGACCACGTAGATCGCATCATAAATCAATGGAACAAGACCCGCCCGGACCTCGATGTGGGGCCAATGGAAATTTTCGGGCGCCTCGCGCGTCTGACGGCCAAGCTCCGAAGCGAAATGGAAAAGACCTGGAAGGTCTACGGGCTGAACCCTGCCAGTTTTGATGTCCTTGCGACGCTGCGCAGATCCGGAAAGCCCGACGGCTTATCGCCCGGAGAACTGCTTAACCTGACGATGGTGACATCAGGGACAATGACCAACCGAATTGACCAGCTCGTCAAGGCCGACCTGGTGGAGCGGGTGCCAAATCCGGAGGACAAGCGCGGCTTCCTCATTCGCCTGACCGAAAAGGGATTTGCGACGATTGAGGATGCGGTCAACGACCATGTTGAGACGCAGCACCGGCTTTTGAAGGGGCTATCCGCCACACAGCGCGACAGCCTGAATGGATTGCTAAGGACGTTCGGCGAAACGATTGACACAGACCCGTAACAACGCCCGATCAAGTGGATGCCCCGGAAGGCTCCTTCTGGTGCTTTCAGCGCGAAGATCCGGCGAGCCACCTGAACGCATCACCTGATACAACTGACCAAGGCGGCGGCCTTCACCGGGGCCGTGACCAACCCCTTTCTTCCCGAAATTTGACGCTGTTTTCCGCCAAGCCCGCCCCGAGTTGGGCGAGTCTCTGCTAAATTGCAAGCGCCCTTCCGCCGGTCATTGTTCTGTCAAATTGCTGAAGTTAGCGCCTGAAAGCAGGCGTATTCAGATCACAAGACAGGAGACATCGCATGACCACGGCAAGTACATTTGAGCGGCAAATGCTGGACCTTATCAATCAGGAACGCACGTCGCGCGGCCTTGACCCTGTGCAGCTGGAGCTGCGTTTGAACAGTTCCGCCGAGGAACACAGCGAATGGATGCTGCAACGGGATGTGTTCTCGCATACTGGCGTGGGTGGCTCTAGCGCCGGCGACCGGATGGCGAGTGCCGGTTTCACCTTTTCGGGCAATTGGTCATGGGCCGAAAACATCGCGTGGCAGAGCGAACGTGGTGCCCCAGGCCTCGCCGACGATGTGGTCGACCTACATAACAGCCTGATGAACAGCCCAGGTCACCGCGCCAACATCCTCAACCCGAACATGACCGTGGTGGGCATCGGTATTGAACGGGGTAATTTTAACGGGACGGACGCCGTTATGGTGACGCAGAACTTCGCGCGCACCAGCGCGCCGTTGCAGCTGGACACCGGCGGCACCGGACCAACCGCAGGGGCCGATACGTTGACACTGAGCGCTGCGGGCACGTTAAACGGACTGGCCGGAAACGATGTCCTGACGGGGTCGGCCGGAAACGACGCGCTGTTCGGCGACGCGGGCTTTGATGTGTTGCGGGGTGGGGCTGGCAATGACCGGCTTGTTGGCGGCGCGCATGCCGACACCCTTTACGGTGACGGCGGCAACGACACCTTGAATGGCGGCAACGGGTTTGACCGGCTGTTTGGCGGCGCCGGCGATGACCAGCTGATTGACCTGTCGGGCCCGGGCGGTCAGTTCGGCGGCGCTGGCAATGACACGATGCGGGGCGGCGATGATGGCACGGTGTTCTTTGGCGGGCCGGGCAATGACGTCATCATTGGCGGCGGCGGCAATGACCGGATCAGCGGCAATGCCGGCTTTGACCGGATTGACGGCGGCACCGGCAACGACCTGATGTTGGGCAATTATAACGCGGACACGTTTGTCTTTGCCGATGGGCACGGTGTTGACCGGGTGGGCGATTTCGACGCGCTCAACCCGTTTGAAAAGCTTGACCTGTCTGCCGTCAACGGGCTGTCCCTGGCGGGTTTGAACTTGGGGTCGGCGACCCAGGGCGCCGCGAGGCAGGTGGGTGGCGACGTGGTGATCGAAACCGGGGGCGGGAACTCCATCACGCTGGATGGGGTCAACCTCAGCGATCTGGACAGCACGGACTTTATCTTCTGAGGCCTGGCCTGTGCGTCCGGTGAGGGCCAATCGCGCGGCAGGGCGGTCCTTTTCGCGATTTCTCAGGTCCAGCGCATTTTCTTGCGGGGGAGCTGGGTCATCCAGATGCGGGTTTGTTCGAGCTCTTCATCCGTCGCGAAGGCCGATTTGGGGATGATGGACAACCCGCGCCTCCCCATGAACAGGAAGTAGAAGACTGGGGTTTCTGCGTATTGGCCGAAGCTGGTCCAGGGCAGGGTGCTGTGCCCCTCGGCGGAGCGGGTCTCGACCGTGTCTGCGGTGAAGGTTGCGGTGATGGGGGCCGTGTATTTCGCCATTTTCCGGTAGGCCCGCCGCCAAAGCACGTTGCGCAGCGCCGTCAGCGCCAGAAAGATCACCGCGGTGGCGATGAAGAGCCAGCCGGTTCCGAACCCGTTGAGCAACAGCACCGGCCCCACGGCCGCCGCCGCAATCGCCAGCAGCCAGTTTCCCCGGTCGCCAATGCCGCGATACGACCAAAGCGCGCGGGCGGCGCGCATGAACGCGTCCTCGGACAGGGAATAGGTGATGGTGATCGCGCTCATGCGCGCGACCCTAACCGGCTAGGCCAGTTTTGCAACTTTGCGCCAGAAGCGGCCGGAGAACGACCAGTCGCGGCGGCCCTCCAGCTTGGCGCGCAGTGCGTCGGCGCCGTCGGCAACAGAATCGTCAAACCAGTTCCACAGCGCGTGGCGCAACCGCAGATGCGGGCGCTCTTCGACAATTTCCACCCGCGTTTTGCCATTGGGCAGCGCGGTTGCGGTGACGTCAAACACCCCTTCGGCGAAATCGGCGTTCTTGGCGGAGACATCGCCCATGAAGTAGTAGCGGCAACGTTTGCCGGGCTGGTGTTCGAGAATGGTGATCCGCTGATGCTCGTAGAGGCTTTCACCGATATTGTAGCGCACGTTGAAGCTGTCTTCCTCCAGCGGGTCGGGGCCCAGATATTCCATGGCACCCGTATAATAGGCCTCCTCCGCATCCGGCGTGGGCGTGGCGGCGTTGATGACATCCTGCGGCGCGGCGGTGGTCGTGAAACGGCTGCGCCCGGTGTAGGAGAACCAAGACGGCAAGCGGTCTGACAGCGACCCGTACAGGAAGAAATAGACGCTGAGCCAAATGATCAGCCACAAAATGGCTCCTATGTCCCAGGCCTGTAATGTTTGGGCCAGCCCCGGAAAGGCGGCGAGGATTGCGGCTTCGATCAGCAAAGCCACGACCAGGCATTCGATGACATTGCGGATGGAAGGGATAACCATGATCAGCAAGATGATTGGCGCGGCGATCAGCGGGGCCATGATGGCAAGGCCCAGCCCCAAGGCCCAGGCGGGGATGCCTTCGAAGCCGCCAATCTCGGAATTTGCAAAAATCATCCCGAGAAACAGCAGGCCGAACACGCCTGTCAACACGCGGCGGCGTTGCCGCCAGATGGCTTTGAAGAACCCGCGCATTATGCCTCCGACGCCTTCAGCGGTTTGGTCACGCCCGCGCCGTCGCCGTACCGCTCGTCCAGCAGCTCCAGCAGGCGGTCATGTTGAAACCCCAGCGCGTCGTCAAACCAACGCTCGATCAGGGCGCCAAGCGACAGGCCGGAGCGTTCCTCGTTGGCGATGATGGTGCAGTTTTCGCGGTCCAAAACGTCGATGGAGAGCGAAAAGATGCCATCAACCAGCGTGCCGTCCGCCTCGTTGCCTTCGAAGTAGAAGCGGCAGAAATTGGGGGCGTCCTTCTCGAGGAAGGTGACGTCATAGGCCGCGCGGCCCGTGCGGCGGCCCTTGAATTTGATGTGCAGCGTGTCCTCGTCATGAGGGTCCTGCCCGTAGCTTTCGACCATGCCGGTGCA is from uncultured Litoreibacter sp. and encodes:
- a CDS encoding CAP domain-containing protein encodes the protein MTTASTFERQMLDLINQERTSRGLDPVQLELRLNSSAEEHSEWMLQRDVFSHTGVGGSSAGDRMASAGFTFSGNWSWAENIAWQSERGAPGLADDVVDLHNSLMNSPGHRANILNPNMTVVGIGIERGNFNGTDAVMVTQNFARTSAPLQLDTGGTGPTAGADTLTLSAAGTLNGLAGNDVLTGSAGNDALFGDAGFDVLRGGAGNDRLVGGAHADTLYGDGGNDTLNGGNGFDRLFGGAGDDQLIDLSGPGGQFGGAGNDTMRGGDDGTVFFGGPGNDVIIGGGGNDRISGNAGFDRIDGGTGNDLMLGNYNADTFVFADGHGVDRVGDFDALNPFEKLDLSAVNGLSLAGLNLGSATQGAARQVGGDVVIETGGGNSITLDGVNLSDLDSTDFIF
- a CDS encoding iron-sulfur cluster assembly accessory protein, with protein sequence MFIPGQDAVKITDRAAAQIAKLMATDGHKALKIGVKKGGCAGMEYTMEYVDELGPHDEAVEKNGAKVVIAPMAQMFLFGTEIDYETSLLESGFKFNNPNVSEACGCGESIKFDDTLFAKP
- a CDS encoding RimK/LysX family protein translates to MTDATIKLGWEEWLSLPDLNLPAIKAKIDTGARTSALHAVGIEPFGTEANPKVRFTVYPIPENYEVAIPCSAPVKDRREVTSSNGETELRFVIETHLQVGDQSWPIEVTLTDRTGMAYHMLLGRRALVDRCLVVPGESHQQPDLGYDAYATKPIYTVKPRSLRIALLTAKPNTPSSHALIEEAEVRGHVIEQFDPAKLSITTSLNAPRIQHGSNKLPHFDAVIPRMPVTRYNAALLRQFDMLGAYTINSAEGLTAAHDPVLVQQKLVRNHIAVPELTFPAISAHDLPADAIEVLVTGGKLTVITRDGKRSLKLTKDERRTALRAARVFKLGFAALSLLRTAEGLQVLTLTSRPNLTHIEKVTRKNPASALFDLIEKQARPRPHKPKRKR
- a CDS encoding MFS transporter, with translation MSDADILDSRYSWTRLLITLAIAVIGNVGMWAIIVIMPAVQAEFGGTRADASLPYTLTMIGFAIGNMAIGRAVDRFGVTVSLIAATLLLVAGFGLAAVSGSILVLSLVQFLIGFGSSVCFGPLIADVSHWFFKRRGIAVAIAASGNYLSGAIWPLVLAGILEDQGWRTAYVIIGVVSLVTMIPLALLLKRRVPAAAEATAEAAAALKRRSVPFSSRTLVWLLGIAGIGCCVAMSMPQVHIVAYCVDLGYGPAVGAEMLSLMLLGGVVSRLISGMLSDRLGGVLTLLIGSVLQMTALFLFLPFDGLVSLYLVSMLFGLSQGGIVPAYAVIVREYLPAKEAGSKVGFVIMTTILGMAIGGWMSGWIYDVTGSYVLAFINGIGWNGINVAIMVFLLMRSRRGRLAAA
- a CDS encoding SUF system Fe-S cluster assembly protein; protein product: MNDQTPLEGAPLIKPSSTDHPLHENIVEACRSVYDPEIPVNIFDLGLIYTIEINAENEVDILMSLTAPGCPVAGEMPGWVAEAVEPLAGVKQVNVELVWEPPWGMEMMSDEAKLELGFM
- a CDS encoding NAD(P)-dependent oxidoreductase, with the translated sequence MKLIVFGATGNVGSRVVAEASSRGHDVTAAVRNEAGLGKLPKDVTPVVADVSDTAALAAAMAGQDLAISAVRAPAGREGDIVALTRSILDAASLIDLRVIVVGGAARLHLPGGNPHTVLSDPDFLPESIVPTARASMAQWELCASDASANWTYASPSAMLLPGKRKGACRTGTDTLIVDEDGHSAISMEDFAMAIVDEVQSVKFPRAAFTVGY
- a CDS encoding YcxB family protein, whose product is MSAITITYSLSEDAFMRAARALWSYRGIGDRGNWLLAIAAAAVGPVLLLNGFGTGWLFIATAVIFLALTALRNVLWRRAYRKMAKYTAPITATFTADTVETRSAEGHSTLPWTSFGQYAETPVFYFLFMGRRGLSIIPKSAFATDEELEQTRIWMTQLPRKKMRWT
- a CDS encoding DMT family transporter; this translates as MRNALGPSLAVVIGGALWGVLWIPFRMMAERGVDGAWGGFFTYVVMAVVLAPLLWHRGGAWRGEWRMTVLGGLFTGTAFSLYAISLNHTEVVRVLLLFYVTPVWSTLIGVAFLGERATLSRIAALALGLGGLMVVFGVGARFPLPENFGDWLALFSGFCWSVGSVFLFSARVSRVLQQMSAFVAGALAVSAAAIWLGVAAAPVAALGLAWPVVLLTAALALPAIFLTLWPANLLSPARLGVLLMSEVLVGVATAAWLAGEPFGPREMIGTALIIAAGLVEVLGKPGKV
- the tgt gene encoding tRNA guanosine(34) transglycosylase Tgt: MSKNFTFKLHGTDGKARCGQIDTPRGEIRTPAFMPVGTAATVKAMMPGSVRATGADILLGNTYHLMLRPTAERIDRLGGLHRFMNWDRPILTDSGGFQVMSLAELRKMSEKGVTFKSHIDGSKHELTPERSMEIQRLLGSDIVMCFDECPALPADRKRISESMQLSMRWAARSRDAFGDRPGHALFGIQQGGLEEDMREESAKALRGIGFEGYAVGGLAVGEGQEAMFGVLDYAPGQLPEDKPRYLMGVGKPDDIVGAVERGIDMFDCVLPSRSGRTGQAFTRRGVVNIKNARHMDDPRPLDEACSCPCCTQYSRAYLHHVFKSHEIISSMLVTWHNLHYYQELMAGLRAAIAASELAAFVKQFHATRALGDIEPL
- a CDS encoding DMT family transporter, translating into MKHHFDIALTAIAPVVWGSTYYVTTEYLPDGYPITMAALRALPAGLLLLILARQLPHGVWWMRAFVLGALNFTLFWALLFVAAYRLPGGVAATVGAIQPLIVVYLAALLLGRTVKASAVVAALIGMFGVGLLVLGSAVSLDPVGIIAGIGGAISMGMGTVLTRKWQAPVPLLTIAAWQLTAGGLLLVPLALFFEPTLPALDTKNFAGIAYLTLIGAALTYILWFRGVSRIEPGAVSALGFLSPLSAVVIGWVVLGQALTPTQSAGAGLVLTAIWLGQRAGRVSRPVLQKPHVHTPT
- a CDS encoding MarR family transcriptional regulator; protein product: MDHVDRIINQWNKTRPDLDVGPMEIFGRLARLTAKLRSEMEKTWKVYGLNPASFDVLATLRRSGKPDGLSPGELLNLTMVTSGTMTNRIDQLVKADLVERVPNPEDKRGFLIRLTEKGFATIEDAVNDHVETQHRLLKGLSATQRDSLNGLLRTFGETIDTDP